A section of the Catenulispora sp. MAP5-51 genome encodes:
- a CDS encoding RNA polymerase subunit sigma-70, protein MTEATTLARAQAGDGEAFRALVDPHRRELMAHCYRILGSVQDAEDVLQEALLAAWRAIGQFDGRSLRAWLYRIATNHCLNYLRGEARRPQPAGHHGPPGQDRPGDPWWLEPYPGDVDDLTPGPEARYDARESIALSFVAGLQHLPPQQRAVLVLRDVLGFSAAETADMLGTTATAVNSALVRARAALPPDRSPHEVPIPTSPAEAAVVDRFVRAFQRFDLPELVSLLTDDARLTMPPEPMEHRGPGAIARFLVELHQGQELRFLPTRANGQPAMVLYIPDPQAPIWRFCGLIVFSLRGGQVRGLTRFAGQASLTRFGFPRTLPRGFDA, encoded by the coding sequence ATGACCGAGGCGACGACCCTCGCCCGGGCCCAGGCCGGAGACGGCGAGGCCTTCCGGGCCCTCGTCGATCCGCACCGCCGCGAGTTGATGGCGCACTGCTACCGGATCCTCGGGTCGGTCCAGGACGCCGAGGACGTGCTTCAGGAGGCTCTGTTGGCGGCATGGCGGGCGATCGGGCAGTTCGACGGCCGGTCGCTGCGGGCGTGGCTGTACCGGATCGCCACCAACCACTGTCTGAACTACCTGCGGGGCGAGGCGCGGCGGCCGCAGCCGGCCGGCCACCACGGGCCCCCGGGGCAGGACCGGCCCGGCGATCCGTGGTGGCTGGAGCCCTACCCCGGGGACGTGGACGATCTGACCCCCGGCCCCGAGGCTCGCTACGACGCCCGCGAGTCGATCGCGCTGTCGTTCGTCGCGGGGCTTCAGCACCTGCCGCCGCAGCAGCGTGCGGTGCTGGTGCTGCGGGACGTGCTCGGCTTCTCGGCGGCCGAGACCGCGGACATGCTGGGCACCACCGCGACCGCCGTCAACAGCGCGCTGGTCCGGGCCCGCGCCGCGCTGCCGCCGGACCGGAGTCCGCACGAGGTGCCGATCCCCACGTCGCCGGCGGAGGCGGCGGTCGTGGACCGCTTCGTGCGCGCGTTCCAGCGCTTCGACCTGCCGGAGCTGGTGAGCCTGCTGACCGACGACGCCCGGCTGACGATGCCGCCGGAGCCCATGGAGCACCGGGGCCCCGGGGCGATCGCCCGGTTCCTGGTGGAGCTCCATCAGGGGCAGGAGCTCCGGTTCCTTCCCACGCGCGCCAACGGGCAGCCCGCCATGGTGCTCTACATCCCCGATCCCCAGGCGCCGATCTGGCGGTTCTGCGGGCTCATCGTGTTCTCGCTGCGGGGCGGGCAGGTGCGGGGGCTCACCCGGTTCGCCGGACAGGCCTCGCTCACGCGGTTCGGCTTCCCGCGCACGCTGCCGCGGGGGTTCGACGCCTGA